The genomic region TTCTATTACTGTCTATATCAACAACTTTTAGACCTAGCGCCATTTTGCCTAATGTAGCTTGTTGTTTTGAGGACTCCATTATTGTAAAGTACAGCCACGATATCACAAGTGAAAGTAATAGACCAACGCTTTCGGCAAAAGCCACTATTTCATGTTCTAAATAACCCATCGCTATCATTATAAGGCCTATTATAAATCCTATAGGAAAGCCTATAACAAGACCGGATACTTCGATAGTTATAATGTCTATAATTAGAGCAGCTAGCCTTCTAAAAAATCCTCCGTGCTGAACTGATGCTTGAGTATTTTTCTGCTTAATTTGATAGTTAGAGTTTTTAGATTGAGTTCGGCACCCACAGTTTAAGCAAATTTCTTGGTCTTCTTTAGTTTCCCCTCCACATTCTTGGCAAAAATTTTGCTCTGTTAGCGGCCTTAAGCCACAGCTAACGCACACAACAGCTTTATCAGCTACTTCATTGCCACAATTCCTACAAAACATTAACTATCACCTCATTTATTGATTGCTTGTTACTCTCTAACGTTGGACATAAAATTGTGATAACCTCCCCTAAAACGTTCTAATAGAGAGTTTTTCTCAACTTCATGTTCTTTGATGGGGGCCTTTTTAAACTGTTTAGGTTTTTCTATTATGTTAATTTCATTTGTATTTATAAAAAACTGTCCACATGAAGTCATAATAAGATAGATTGAGTCAGGGTTATTTAGTGGACGATGGGTAATACCTTCTTTTAAAATAAAAGAGACAAGGCTATCAAAATCGGTGGGATTATCTATGGATAGAGTCCTTTTATCTAGAGAGTATATATGATAATTATAGTCATGCTCATATAAGTTTTTTAGTTGATTTGTATCTCTGTTAGCTGTGACTGCCATTTTGGAGTTAAAAGCTCTAAAAGTATTTTGGTAATTATCCACACTTTCATTAAAGAAGCTATAAGTTTTAGGAGCGTTTTGAGCTATTTCATCTCGAGTTGGTGTGTATCCAGAACCTCTATTTTCATTAATATAATAGCTTGCAAATCCTTCTGCAAAATATTCATCTGCCCTGTCAGTGTAATAACTTAAATCATACCAAGGGCTATAGAACAGCTTTGAAGCTTCTTTATTGAAAATTTCTTTAAATTCTTCTGTATCGGAAACTCGGCTTAATAGAAAGTGGTCAACTGCATGTCCGATTTCGTGAAGAGCTGTCATATATGGATTTGGTTGATCAAGCCTTGTCACAAGCAGTCTGTCTTTATAGCTAGAAAGTCCCACAGGGTTGACTTCTCGAAGAGTTCCTACAGTGGTGGCATGATCCATACTAAATTCAGGCTGATTGCCTATATGACCATAGATAAATCTGTGGGAGACACCAATTGAAGTTAGATCTTTTAATATTTCTAAGGGGATGCGCTCCATTTCTTTTATAGAGTTGGTAACTAAATGCTGATTATAATTCCCGTCTGGAACTTCAATAAAATCGTACATAGTATATTTGAAGTCATCGTCATTGCTGGCGGGTTCTATAACCTTAGAAAGGTGGTAGAAGTCGTCATAGTATTTTTCGCTACCTTCAACTGTCTCATAAAAAATATCAGTTAATGTAAAATCTTGAATCTGCAACATCATAACATCGTGGTGGACCTTGTCAGTAATTACATTACTTAAAGCTGGAGCTACTTCATCTTGGTTATAAAATTGACCTTCTAATATTTTACCGTCAACCCATTTTCCCTTATAAAATTTATCATCATCACTATAGAGAGTGCCTAGCCCATTTGGTAGGCCAAAATCCCATGCTCCTTCATAAATTAAACTTCCATCTACAAAATACCTACCTTCACAGCTATAATAATTTTGAGACCACTGCCCCTCATAAACTAAATTTTCGCCATTAAACTCTTTGCCTTGGCCATGACGGGCGTGTTTCTTCCAGTGCCCTTTATAAATCAATTGATCTGACTGATAATATTTCCCGTCACCATGAAAGGTGTTGCTTTCCATTTCTCCGACATATAAAAGTTCGCCATCTTGATTAAAAAGTTTGCCTTGACCATGTTTTAACCCTTTTTGCCAATAACCTTCATACTTTAGCTGCCCGTTAGTGTAAAAACTGTTTCCTGCCCCATGAGGGAGCCCGTTTTTAAACTCACCTTTATACAGGGCGTCGCTATTTCGGTATAACTTTCCTGGTCCATTAAGCCTACCATCCTTAAAATAGCCTTTGGCAATTTTTGCGCCATTTTCTGAATAAAGAACTCCCTCGCCATTTGGGACGCCGTTTACGATATCACCATTAAACTTAATTGAACCATCACCATAATATATGTTATTTGATGCGCCATAACCGTATAGTATTGCACCTGAAAAAGAACCACCTATAATGAGCGCAGAGAAGAGTACTACAGCTGCTATTATAAGTGTTTTTTTTCTAAACTTATGTATATTGTTGGTTAGCGTTCTTCGTTTTCTAGGAATCTTTTGATTCGACATTAAAAGTGCTCTCCTCCATTATCTTGATTGTTATTATTTCGACAAAACATCTTATATTTCCTTTAATAAAAGGTGTTTATACAAGTTAAAAAAAAGCAAAATCTTTTATAAAAGACTTTGCTTACTAAAAACATGTATAAACTAGAATTTACTTATTAACAACATAGGTTTGTGCAATTTTATCATGTAATGCTTGTTTACGGTCTGTGAATCCAGCCATAATATAGCCAATTAACAAAATGATTGCAGATAAAATTTTAGCAAAGAAACGGCCATTAGCTCTTGCAAAGGAGATTCGGTTATTATTTTTATCTACCACTTTAACACCTAACAGCATTTTCCCTAGTGTAGCTTGCCACTTAGAAGATTCCATCAAGGTGTGGTATAACCAGGTTGTTCCCAACCCAATACAATACGCAAGTAAAATCAAAGAAGCTTCTATTACCATTACAGTAGAATTTGTATTGAGCATAGTAATTATAAATATTCCACCTAAGATAAATCCTAACAGCAATCCGATGGCTCCTAATAAAACGTTATCAATCAAATAAGCAACTAACCTTTTGAAAAAACCAGCGTCTTCTACGCAGTTATTTGCTTCTGCATTATTTTCGGTGCTTACTCCACAATGAATGCAAATAACTGCCTTAGAATTGATTTCCTTACCACAATTATGGCAATGCAAATTACTCCACCTCCAGTTAATAGTTTCACATGTTTTTTCTATATTAGATTGGCAATCCCCTCTAAATCTGTAAAATTATAAGCTTTCGCGTTGAATAAAGGTAATAATAAGCGTCTTCTTGAAGTAAGTTTATAAATAAGTGGTAAAAAGGAGGAAGATATGGTAGACAATTTTTCATTGACACTTATCATTTTCATGGTTATAATTAAGGCAAAAGTTACATAGAAAGCTAGGGGTGCCTTTTTAAAGAGGCTGAGAGGGCAGCTGCCTAACCCTTGAACCTGATGTAGTTTATACTACCGTAGGAAAGCTAATTTTGCTAAAAACAGCACAAAAGCTCACCTATGGTGGGCTTTATTTTATACTAAAACTAAATATAAAGGGGAGCTTATATCGATAGGCTGAGAAAGGGATGTTATCTCTGACCCGAAAAACCTGATTTGGGTAATGCCAACGTAGGGAACATTATTTTTTCTATACGCAGATAAAGGCAACCCTTTAGGGTTTGTCTTTATTTTAATT from Proteinivorax hydrogeniformans harbors:
- a CDS encoding RDD family protein, whose product is MFCRNCGNEVADKAVVCVSCGLRPLTEQNFCQECGGETKEDQEICLNCGCRTQSKNSNYQIKQKNTQASVQHGGFFRRLAALIIDIITIEVSGLVIGFPIGFIIGLIMIAMGYLEHEIVAFAESVGLLLSLVISWLYFTIMESSKQQATLGKMALGLKVVDIDSNRISFARANGRYFAKIISAVTLFIGFIMAAFTKNKQAMHDRITDTYVSKFPRGVNATNSHHVNSSNS
- a CDS encoding RDD family protein — protein: MHCHNCGKEINSKAVICIHCGVSTENNAEANNCVEDAGFFKRLVAYLIDNVLLGAIGLLLGFILGGIFIITMLNTNSTVMVIEASLILLAYCIGLGTTWLYHTLMESSKWQATLGKMLLGVKVVDKNNNRISFARANGRFFAKILSAIILLIGYIMAGFTDRKQALHDKIAQTYVVNK